In one window of Zingiber officinale cultivar Zhangliang chromosome 11A, Zo_v1.1, whole genome shotgun sequence DNA:
- the LOC122031326 gene encoding glutathione S-transferase T3-like — protein sequence MGSQLGMPYPYGVSPTQPPVILSNESRRATIDPSISDKESLMPSSVPATQVPPHSSQEEREVELEENESKRRFWSPDEDVVLAKSWATISTDAIIGNDQKDQAFWKRIADYYNKHRPTGSMMRSYQRLKSHYYRFALMVNEFSATYNNFYTHRQSGWSDENVLENALNMWKANNNNKDFKYMHVWRVLKDYEKYTPQSVAHYSNKKARTSESGGNTSTSNPDTSVDLDDSEIRIRLIEQKAAKRKDKSKAREGDTMEHNINKE from the coding sequence ATGGGTAGCCAACTTGGGATGCCTTATCCTTACGGGGTTTCTCCTACTCAACCACCTGTCATACTTTCGAATGAATCTAGAAGGGCGACTATTGATCCATCTATCAGCGACAAAGAATCTCTAATGCCATCATCTGTTCCAGCAACTCAGGTGCCACCACACTCATCACAAGAAGAGCGTGAAGTTGAGCTGGAGGAAAATGAATCGAAAAgaagattttggtctcccgatgaagatGTGGTCCTTGCGAAGTCATGGGCAACTATAAGCACTGATGCAATCATTGGTAATGACCAGAAGGATCAAGCTTTTTGGAAACGTATTGCTGATTACTACAACAAACATCGCCCCACTGGATCTATGATGAGAAGTTATCAGCGTCTGAAATCACATTATTACAGGTTTGCACTGATGGTAAATGAATTTTCTGCAACTTATAATAATTTCTATACTCATCGGCAAAGTGGTTGGAGTGACGAGAATGTGTTGGAGAATGCACTGAATATGTGGAAAGCCAACAATAATAACAAGGATTTTAAGTATATGCATGTGTGGAGAGttctcaaagactacgagaaataTACTCCACAATCAGTTGCTCATTACTCTAACAAGAAGGCAAGGACATCCGAGTCAGGAGGAAACACTTCAACATCAAATCCAGATACAAGTGTTGATTTAGATGACTCTGAAATCCGCATTCGTCTGATAGAGCAAAAGGCAGCGAAGAGGAAGGACAAATCTAAAGCCAGAGAGGGCGACACAATGGAACATAACATCAACAAAGAATGa